A DNA window from Candidatus Bodocaedibacter vickermanii contains the following coding sequences:
- a CDS encoding DUF2628 domain-containing protein, translated as MNIEEVYFAIRHKFEPQTLAEAGEEALTYGTRRYIKLFRTKGYKPLFVSRNIPAIFLGPIWFLYRRLYALALVFPILWFGIELGIRQYTKNDTLVDCLELVFSIYISLFANSLYINNTRRRFARGVKSSPSRLAVYAGVVGVVLFGIVSLVALKLYLVMIE; from the coding sequence ATGAACATTGAAGAGGTTTACTTTGCCATCCGTCATAAGTTTGAGCCTCAAACACTTGCAGAAGCAGGGGAAGAGGCTCTGACTTATGGGACGAGGCGGTATATAAAACTCTTTAGAACCAAGGGGTATAAGCCTTTATTTGTTAGCCGGAATATTCCGGCTATTTTTTTAGGACCGATTTGGTTTTTATACCGCAGACTGTATGCGTTGGCGCTTGTATTTCCAATCCTATGGTTTGGAATTGAACTCGGGATTCGGCAATATACCAAAAATGATACCCTTGTTGATTGTTTAGAGTTAGTCTTTTCAATCTATATTAGCCTGTTTGCAAACAGCTTATACATCAATAATACACGCAGGCGATTTGCAAGAGGGGTGAAATCTTCGCCGTCAAGGCTTGCTGTGTATGCAGGGGTAGTTGGGGTTGTCCTGTTTGGAATAGTGTCGCTGGTGGCGCTAAAACTGTACTTAGTAATGATAGAATAG
- a CDS encoding DUF2628 domain-containing protein: MKIEEFYTAIRHKNDPATYAEVVDQLDDEKYALLQARTLTTDTRFYLKQFIGHMNNQLFISRNIPAIIFGPGWFAFRRMYLHAFILFIVGGVATIALYEYVVGDYIAYIINAVVGVFGNALYFQNVKRRSLKGYRSEGSAKSCVIYILIQTVISIAVVLGLVSMGWLKLF; the protein is encoded by the coding sequence ATGAAGATAGAAGAATTTTATACAGCCATCCGTCATAAGAATGATCCAGCAACTTATGCAGAGGTTGTTGATCAGTTAGATGATGAGAAATACGCATTATTACAAGCTAGAACTTTAACGACAGATACCCGTTTCTACTTAAAACAATTTATTGGTCATATGAATAATCAATTGTTTATTAGTAGAAATATACCCGCCATAATTTTTGGTCCTGGGTGGTTTGCATTTCGTAGAATGTATCTTCACGCATTTATACTATTTATTGTAGGGGGTGTAGCAACCATTGCCTTGTATGAATATGTTGTTGGGGATTATATTGCATACATTATTAATGCGGTGGTGGGGGTGTTTGGAAATGCACTATATTTTCAGAACGTAAAACGTAGAAGTTTAAAAGGATATAGATCTGAGGGATCCGCCAAAAGTTGTGTGATTTACATATTAATACAAACAGTGATTTCTATAGCTGTGGTGCTTGGTTTAGTTTCAATGGGATGGCTAAAGCTTTTCTAA